Below is a genomic region from Geoglobus acetivorans.
GACGATAGCAAAAAGACCGTCAGGTACCTTGAGAAACCGGTTAGCTATTCCTTCAGAACAAAAGGTTTCCTCTTTGCTGCACCATTCCCGGAAAAAATGGATTATGAGGACTATTATGCGGGCTCTTTTCACGCACTTGAGCATGTGCTTATAGATGCAAGTGATGCAATAACAGGCGGAGGAAGCAGCAATCTCGGCGGGGTCTCCACACCGGATGGTTTTATTTTTGTCTATGATGCGAGCGAAGGTGGTAATGGTGTGAGCAAGCTGCTGTTTTCGAGACTTGAGAGGGCACTGGAGATCTCCCTCAACGTACTTGAAAACTGTGAATGTGGCAGGGAGGATGGATGTCCGAAATGCACGTACAGCTATCAGTGCGGCAACAATAACCAGCCGCTTAACAGGTTCGGAGCCATAGACGCAATCAGAAAAGTTTTTTCTGGAGTTAAGAGAAAGCCTGACATTTCTGTTTTTGAGGAAGTCAGGGACTTTGTTTACTACCCCTGAATCGAAAAATTAAAAATAGAGAGTTTACTGCTCCTCTTCTTCGGGTCCGAAAGCGGACTCGTACACAAGCTCAATCACGTCCATCACTGCCATCCTGTCGTCCAGTTTCTCCATTTTAACCCCGTCTTCGAGCATTATCATGCAGAACGGGCATGCGACGGCGAGAACATCTGCTCCCGTGTCCCCTGCCTCTCTTGCCCTTATGTTGTTGGGCCTGTCATCTCCCGGATACTCTCTTACGAGGTTTCCACCTCCTCCACCGCAGCAGAATGCTCTGTCTCTGTTCCTTTCCATTTCGACAAGTTCAATTCCCGGAATTGCCTTCAGAATCTCCCTTGGCAGTTCATACATGCCGTTGTATCTTCCGAGGTAGCAAGGGTCGTGGAACGTAACCCGTCTGTTCACTGGATGCTTCAGCTTAAGCCTGCCATCCTTTATGGCATCGTATATTATTTCGAGAATGAACTTCGCCTCCACGTTTTCATATTCGTTCCTGAATGTGTTGTAGCAGTGCGGTGATGTGGCAAAGAGTTTCTCAACACCGTATTTCTCAAATGCTGCCACATTCTCTTCCTTTAGCACCTGGAAAAGACCCTCCTCACCGACTCTCCTCACGTCGTTTCCACAGCAACCCTCTTCCCTTCCGAGTATGGCGTAGCTGACCCCTATCTCGTTGAGTATCCTCACAAGTTTCTTCGCAACAATCTTGTTCCTGTTGTCGAAGGCGTGTCCGCAGCCAACCCACCAGAGCCACTCGAACTCAGAATCCTTGGTCCTCGGAACATCGAGGTCCTTGGCCCATGCGTCTCTCTTGTATTTCGCCTCTCCCCACGGGTTCTTCTGCTTCTGGACGTTTGTCAGGAAATCTCTGATGTCGGGCGGTGCCTCTCCGCTTTCTACAATGCCTCTCCTCATCTCGCCGATAATTTCCATCTGCTCGATGTAAATCGGACACATCTCCATGCAGGCCCTGCATGTTGTGCACGCCCATACCGCCTCCATGTCGAGAACATTATCGAGAAGCAGAACATCTTCTTTCTTGGGCCTGCCGAGCATGTCGAAGTTTTCGTTTAGCGTCTTTCTGAGATTCTGCATCAGGAACATTGGGGAGAGTGTGGTGCCGGAGTTAGAGGCAGGACACATGTCCTGACATCTCCCGCACCTCATGCATGCCAGGCTTGAGAGGATGTCTCTCCACTGCAGGTCCCCTGGCTCTATTGCCCCCAAGTATTCCTCGTCTTCAACAGTTCTTGCGGCAGCGCCCCTTTCACTTCTGGTCAGAATGTTGAGCGGTGCAGCAATAACGTGTGCGAGCTTTGTATACGGTATGAGGGCTATGAAGAGCAGGGCGAGCAGTGAGTGCACACTCCAGAGCGTTCTGTACAGTCCCAGGTCATAGGGAAGGAGCTTTGCTATTGCCTCTCCAATAATTGCAGTGTAGGCAGGTGTACCGCTTGCAATTCTTATGGCCTCAACAGCAAATCCCAGAACTGTTATCGTGAGCAGGAGCAGAAGTACAGCACCATCATCCTTTGCGTAGGGCCAGGCCTTTGAAAATCTGCTCGGTTTTGTGGAATATCTGTTCACAACGGCTATGATCAACCCGAGCAGGAGAGCAAGACCTGCAAGGTCCATCAGCGCTTCGTGAATGAGGTAGAACGTCCCCCTGAAGAATGACGAGTTGATATCTGCTGCTACGGTCAGAATGAGCGTCCCGATTGTGAGCACTATGAAACCCCAAAGTATCAGGATGTGCATCAGACCCATCTGGGATTCTCTGAAGTACAGTCTGACAAACAGGAATCCGTCTCTTATTGTGTACCAGATCCTTTTTCCGAGATTGTCGAGTCTGTCCTCATCGTTTCTGGCGATTTTGAGTATCCTGTACCATCTGTATACTCCTGCCAGGAAGATCAGCGTTGCAATCAGAAACAGTGCATAATGGACGTAATAAGGCAGTGATTTCCCGATTCCCCAGAGCAGTTCTCTTGTTGGAGCCTCCAAAACAATCACCTCCAGCCGATTCACCAAACCAGAAATTTACTGAATGGTGTTTGAACAAATATTAATAATTTTCTCTTTAAATCTGGTTTGGAGGCAGGAAAAGGGAATATTTTTAAAAAAGGCAGAATTTGTAAGGATTTTTAATAAAAAATTATTCCTCAACAAGAACAGCGTTTATAACGCCATCCTGGCCGGGTCTGCTGGTGATTACTGCTTTGCCCACTGATGTCTCTATTACCGCTCCCTTTGTAAGCACGTTCCTTCTGGCGAAGTGTATGTGGGCCTTGTTTTCCAGAACCCTCTTTATCTCTGCCTTGACGACCTTTTTCTCTGCGGGGATGTAAACATTTGCGTATCTGTCCTTGTATATTCTTATCTTGCAGTTACCTCCTCTGACCCTTATCTTCTTGATCTTCCTCTCTCCGATCAGCGCTTCAACATATTCTCTTCCAAGCTCATACTTCCTCTTTTTCCTGAACCTCTTGTACAGCTTTCCCGTGTATTTCCTCTTACTTCTACCCTGAAAGATCACAGTGACACCTCCTGATGCTCTGGATAGGCAGGTCTATTTAAATATTTTATCCTTGCCCCGTCTATCAGCCATATTTCCTCACAAACAGTTCTGGAGAGGTCAGGGGCGTTATCTGATACTGCATCAGAACGCCTATCATGTCTCCTCTGAGGATCTCACCATCGAATGGTGATATTATTATGGCCGAATCGACAACTCTGTCCTCTTCGACGAACCTCTGGGCTTCAAGCTCCACGTCTATGGTTATTCCGTAGGCATGCCCTCTTCCACCCATTGGTTGAATGACTGAACCGGCCGGAATATCTATCTTTTCGAGCAGAATTCTCTCTGGTCTGTTGGCCCGAATGGTCTTGGTTTCTGCACTTATAATGGGTTTCAGGTATCCTATGCTGCTTCTCCTGAACAGGAACGGTGTGTGTTCGAATTCAATTCTTTTAAGGCCATTGTTCTCCCTGACGACCACATTTCCCCTGACCTTCTCGTTCAGGAAGGGGACGATCTTATCGAACATCTCGCCTATGGACACAGTGTACAGGTTCAGGACACCGATGACGTCTCCCTTTCTGATTTCGCCCCCTTCTGCCGGAAGGAAGTACACTCCGGTAATGAGCTTTCTCTCCTCAATCCTTCTGGGTCTGCCAGGAGAGTAAACGTCGATTATCGTTCCCAGGGGATGGCGGTGGCCGTACAGTGGCACCGGGATTGTGTTTCTCGGTATCTCGACCGGTCTTATCTTTATCATCCTGCCGTTGCCGGGTTCAAGCGAGACGTCTTCGTCAGCGACGAGCATTCTCCATTCTCCGATGTGCCATCTTGAATACCAGGGTTCCTCGATGATGATTCTCTTCCTGTAAACGAGATCTCCCTCTTTGTACACAACACTACCCTGAATTTTTTCGAGCTTTGGTCTGGTTTCGGGTGGTTTCAGATACTCAATTTTTTCCATGCTTCCGACATTGATGGGATAAACCTTTATGACTCCTATAATGTCTCCCGGCTCGATTTCTCCGTAGTCTATCCCATAAAAATAGGCATATCTGATTTTTCTGACTTCCTCAATTTTTCTGATTTCATCTGTGAGAACATCAATGGTTGTTCCGTAAGCATGTCTGAAGATCGACAGTGGTGCGATTGTGCTTTTCTGAGGAAGCTCTATTTCTCTAATCCTGATGACCTCGAGCCTGTCCTTTCTCACGATTTTTGATTCATCTGCAATGATCGTTTTCCAGTAAGCATGACCTGCGCTTTTAAAAATGGCGTTTTTGAAAGAGATTTCCTTTCGCCCTATTTCTCTGCTTTCGGGATTTTTCAGAGTGGCAACTGCGGCTCTCATGAGAATTTCTTAACAATTAAACATTAAAAATTTTTCGATAAGGGGTCCGGTAAAAGTTAATAAAGTGTGGCAGCCTGAGATATCCCGGCAATGATGAAAGGGCCCCGCTGAATGGTGATGAGGGTCTTGAGTGCTGAGCCGTAATGAACCATAATTAACTATTTATCCGGATGGAAAAAGTTTTTAATTTGCCCGATCAGAGAATTATCATGGTCAAATCGAACCAGATAAGGCTTATGATTGGAATTTCGCTGATAGGTTTTTCCATCCTCGTGGTTTTTGCGTTCAACCAGGGCATAAGCCCGTATCTGACCGTCAGCGAGGTTGTCAGCAGAGGTACTGCTGAGAACGTGCAGGTAAATGGAACGATTGTCCAGTACTCGCTTGTGGAATACGACAACGGAACAAAAACGTTCAAACTGACAGATGGAAAGAGTGAGATTCTGGTTGTATATAATGGCTCTCTCCAGTACTTCCCGGGTGAAGATGTTATTCAGGCGGTTGTAAAGGGCGATTACAGGAATGGTGTCTTTTACGCTGAGGACGTGCTGATGAAATGTCCGAGCAAGTATGAGGTGGAGGACAGCAAACTGAAGAGGTGATGGGTCTGGATCCCGGCTACCTCTTACTTATTCTTGCCTTTTTTGCCAGTCTTTACTCGACTTATGCATTCCTTCTTGCCGTAAGATCAAGGGGGAAAAAAGCTGCCATAACCGCGAGAAAAGGCGAGCAGGCGACATACCTGTATTCCCTCATCATCGTTGTTGCCTATCTGCTTTTAACGTATTATTTCCTGGTAAGGGATTTCGACGTTCAGTATGTTTATTACTACTCTGACAGTCATCTGAATCTTGCCTATACAATAAGTGCAGTGTGGGCGGGCAGGGAAGGTTCTCTCCTCCTCTGGGCATTTTTCCTGTCTATTCTTAATGTCGTGTTCCTGAGGGTTGAGAAAAAAGATGCTCTCTCTGCACTGGCCCTTTCAATTTCCTCTGCAACCGTATCATTTTTCGTTCTTGTGATGCTGACATTCTCCAACCCATTCCAGAGGTTCGGTGTCAATCCGGGTGAAGGTTACGGATTGAATCCGCTACTGAGAACTCCTGAAATGGCGCTCCATCCACCCACAGTATTTCTCGGCTATGCCGCAGCGACAATACCCTTTGCCCTCGCCATTGGCTCAATCTACCTCAAACAGGATGGATGGCACCTGAGAGCAAGATTGTGGGCTTTGGTATCCTGGATATTCCTTTCAGTTGGAATCTTTCTTGGTGCGTGGTGGGCCTACAAGACCCTCGGATGGGGCGGATTCTGGGCATGGGATCCGGTTGAAAATGCATCTCTGTTACCTTGGTTAACGATTACCGCCCTTCTTCATGGAATAATGAGAAACAGGAGCTTCAAAAGCTGGAATTACTGGCTGGCGTATGTTTCCTTCGCCCTCGTAATATTTGCCACGTTCATCACGAGGAGCGGAATCATCGAGAGTGTGCATGCGTTTGGTGAGAATCCTGAGGGCTGGCTTTACCTGATCCTGATAGCAATTGCGGGGATGCTGTCTGCATACCTGTTCTCCGCGAGAAAGGATGTTTTTCACTCAGAACAGTATTCGACATTTTCAAGAGATTTTGCGATTTTTCTGAACATGCTCATACTAATTCTATCCACCGCCACAGTACTCATCGGGACCGTGGCTCCAACCCTTGTTTCAGGAATTTCTGTCGGGAGAGAGTACTACGACAGGGTTGAAACACCCCTTGCAATTCTGCTGACAGTTCTCCTCGGTGCGTGCATTTCCATAGGCTGGCGTGCTGACAGAGAGAATACGCTCAGGCTGCTCAGGATTTCGGTTCCTGCCGGAGCAATCATGTTTGCCCTGACTCAGATACTTGCAGGCATGTTTTATGTGTCTCTCGCTGCAGGTATAGGCGTATTTTCTCTCACAAATCACCTCATGACCTTCAGGCCCTCAGACCTCAGGAATGCAAGAAAGGCCGGGGGCTACATCGTCCACATCGGAATCATACTCATCGCCATCGGAGTTGCTGGAGCCTGGATGTATGATGAGGTACATCAGAATGTGAGGGTGGGAATCAAGGATAAAACAAAAATCGACACGAGGTTTGGAGACATCACCCTTGAAATCACGGATGCCAGGCAGATCGACCACCACGACAGGTCTGAGGTCGTGATAACGCTGAACGTGTATGAAAACGGTGTTTTAAAGGGAACGGTGACCCCAACAATCACCCAGTACAACCTTCTCAGACAGGACAGGGTGATATATTCAGTGTCGATACTCTCTGACCCGTTCAAGGATATATACATTGCTATTGGAAGTATCTCCATGGACTCTGCGTTTTTTGAGGTTCATGTAGTCCCGCTCGTATCTCTGGTCTGGCTGGGTTCAATCCTTGTTATAGCCGGAGGGGTGGTTTCGGCGGTGATGAATCCGCCGAGGAAAGAATGACAAATTATTTAGGAAATTTTTTATATATTTTTATATCCAATCTCCGGCAAAAATTATATTAACGCCCCGTTCGTGCTTCAGAACATGGTAAGGGACGATCTGCTGATGATTCCGGGACCGGTCAAACTTCACGAAAGGATAATAAAGGCGATGTCCAGCCAGATGATAAGTCACAGAAGCCGGGATTTTGAAGAGGTTTTTGAATACTGCAAGAATGCAATAAAACCTCTTTTCGGAACCTCAGGCGATATTGCGATCATCAGCGGTAGCGGAACTGCTGGAATGGAAGCCGCTGTTGCTTCGTTTTCAAAGGTTAAAAAAATCACCGTTGTGGATAATGGAAAGTTTGGAGAGAGGTTTGCAAAGATTGGTGCAAGATATACAGAAGTGGATCACCTCAGATTTGAGTGGGGAAGCAGTGTTGACCTCGGAAAGGTTGAAGAGAGCCTCGCGAACGGAAGTGAGGCCATAGCCTTTGTCCACAACGAAACATCAACCGGAATACTCAATCCCGCAAGAGAGATAGCCAAAATCGCCAGAAAATACGATGCCCTTGTTATTATGGATGGGATTACGAGTGTTGGTGGAGACGAGGTCCGAATGGACGAGTGGGGCATTGACGTTGCAGTGGTTGGATCACAGAAGTGCATAGGGGCACCACCGGGTCTTGCGGCGGTTGCAATAAACGAGAGGGCGTGGGATTTCTACAGCGAATCCGTGCCCTACTATCTCGACCTCAGAGCCTATGTCAAAAAGGCTGAGAGCAATCAGACACCCTACACCCCAGCTGTGCCTCTGTTTCTCGCCTTTGCCGAGGCTCTCAGAATAATCGAAGAAGAGGGAATCGAAAACAGGATCGAAAGACACAGAAAATTTGCAAGGGCAACCAGGGTCTGGGCTGAAAATGCCGGACTCGAACTTTTCCCTGCTCTGAACGAACACTCCAGCTACTCAAACACCGTAACGGCCATAAAAATGCCCGACGGTATTGCGGACAGGGATCTCAGAGGGACTCTGAGAGAGGAGTACGGAATAACCATCTCTGGTGGACAGGAGCATCTGAAGGGCAGGATATTCAGAATCGGTCACATGGGCAATGTTACCAAAAGGGATTTGGTCGCCACGCTCTCCGCTATAGAAGATATACTATTGAGAAAGAATGCGGTAAAGCCAGCATTACATGCTGCGATGGAGGAGCTTGGATGAAGATAGGAATAGTGGACACAACGTTCTCCAGAATAGATATGGGCAGTATAGCCATTGACGAGCTTAAAAATTACGCTGGTGTGAAGTACATACGCAGAACAGTTCCAGGAATAAAGGACCTTCCGGTAGAGGCGAAAAGGCTGATTGAGGAGGAGAAATGCGACATAGTCATAACCCTTGGCTGGGTTGGTAGAGCTGAAAAAGACGCTCTGAGCTACATTGCCCTTTCTGTAGGAAAGATTATTGCTGAGCTGATGACGAACACACACATAATCGATGTTACAGTCCATGAAGATGAGGCGGAGGACGAGAAAACTCTACTGAGGGTGGCTGAAAACAGAGTCAGGGAACATGTAAGGAATGCTATCGACTTGGTGAGGAATCCAGAAAGGCTCGTGAAGCAGGCAGGGACAGGTCAGAGGCAGGGTTACGAGGATGTTGGACCAATTCTGAAGTGAATCCGGGCTGAACGTTTTTTACATCTCCATTCCAATTATTTTAGTGCAATGAATGATTGCACAATCTGCGGGAAACCGGGATTTTCCCGAACTGTCTCAGCATCCCCAGATGTGCGAAAAGTCATGGTGAGGTTCCTGTCACATCCTGAGGTGTTCCAGGTATACTGTGGCCGTCTCGGGAGTCTTCCCCTTCATTTTGTAGTGATACTCTGCATACGTGAGTGGTTCTCCATCCTTAAGAATTTCAGCCTCAACGACCTCACCGAAAAACAGGGTGTGGGTCCTGACTTCCATTATGTCTCTGACCTCTGCCTCAATGTATGCTATGCTGTGATCTCTCACAACCGGGGCTCCGGTTTTTCCCCAGAAGAAATCAACATCTTCGAATTTGTTTGAATCTCTTCCTGTACGGAACCCGAACTTTCCTATGAATTTCAGAGGTGTATTCCTGTCAAGAACCGATACAGAGAACACTCCGGATTCTTTCACGCACTCGTTTGTGAGGTTTTTATTGTTCAGGCATACTGCAACCATCACAGGTTCGGAAGTTACCTGAAAGACTGTATTGGCTATCTGACCGTTTGGCACACCGTCTTTATGGCTTGAAACGATATAAAGCCCGTAGCTGATTCTGTATAATGCTTCCGGATTCATAAAAATAAATAGTTCTGAAACTATTAAAAATTAATCAATCAGTATGGCAGAGAGTCGATAAACGTCAGCCTCTTGGATATGGGCGGGTGCGTTGAGAGGAATTCCTCAACGGGTGAGACCTTGGTTTTCTTCAGCATCTCAATGTCCCTCATTGACACGTATGGGCTAGCAACCGCATTTGTGAATGCGTAGATGAACAGTGCCTTGAAACTGCTGTCCCTGATTTCATCGAGTGCCCTCGGGATTCTGTGGTAGTATGCATGTATCTTTGCGAGAGATGCCTGCATGGGCAATTTTCCGGCAACCCTGACTCCTTCCGTGTCGGCATAGTACTCTCTCAGCCTGCTGAACGCCAGAACGAGGATCTGAACGACGAAGCTTGCCACAACCGCAGCAATGCCTATAAGTGCTGAACCCCTGTTCCTGTCATCCCTCAATCCTGTATGCACGAGAGCGTATCCGAGGTAAAAGATCACGGAGGGCAGGAGTCCGAAGAGGAGCATCACTGCTGAATCTCTGTGTCTGTGGTGTCCTATTTCATGCCCTATTACTGCCATGAGTTCCTCCCTTTCGAGCATGCCTGCAAGTGCATCAGACACTGCCACGAATTTCCCTGTAAGGAAATTTCCGTAGGCAAATGCGTTGGGAGGTGACTTGACGATCATGGCCTTGTACTTTCTCTTATCACCAAGTCTCATCGCTATCTCATCGACGAGTGCCTGAAGTTCTGGACTGGGTTTTGCCCCGTACATCGTGTTAATTATGTAAGGAGAGATGAGGTACATTGCGAGATTTGCCAGCACTATGAATGCTATCAGCCCGTAAAATCCGATATAAATGCCTGAGTATACGAGAACGTAGTATATGACGGAGCCACTAACTGCGAGAATGAGTACTGCCACCAGCAGCATGGATGTGTAAAGAGAGAACCTTCCCGCAAGCCTTCCTGCGAGTTTCGGGGCTATGAATGCCGCCATGAGGAACATTATCATGTAGCCCACGGTCGCCAGTATCAGGTACACCGGATCAAATATCAGGAACATGTGTATAGAT
It encodes:
- a CDS encoding pyridoxal-phosphate-dependent aminotransferase family protein, which codes for MVRDDLLMIPGPVKLHERIIKAMSSQMISHRSRDFEEVFEYCKNAIKPLFGTSGDIAIISGSGTAGMEAAVASFSKVKKITVVDNGKFGERFAKIGARYTEVDHLRFEWGSSVDLGKVEESLANGSEAIAFVHNETSTGILNPAREIAKIARKYDALVIMDGITSVGGDEVRMDEWGIDVAVVGSQKCIGAPPGLAAVAINERAWDFYSESVPYYLDLRAYVKKAESNQTPYTPAVPLFLAFAEALRIIEEEGIENRIERHRKFARATRVWAENAGLELFPALNEHSSYSNTVTAIKMPDGIADRDLRGTLREEYGITISGGQEHLKGRIFRIGHMGNVTKRDLVATLSAIEDILLRKNAVKPALHAAMEELG
- a CDS encoding flavin reductase family protein; this encodes MNPEALYRISYGLYIVSSHKDGVPNGQIANTVFQVTSEPVMVAVCLNNKNLTNECVKESGVFSVSVLDRNTPLKFIGKFGFRTGRDSNKFEDVDFFWGKTGAPVVRDHSIAYIEAEVRDIMEVRTHTLFFGEVVEAEILKDGEPLTYAEYHYKMKGKTPETATVYLEHLRM
- a CDS encoding DUF22 domain-containing protein, with protein sequence MRAAVATLKNPESREIGRKEISFKNAIFKSAGHAYWKTIIADESKIVRKDRLEVIRIREIELPQKSTIAPLSIFRHAYGTTIDVLTDEIRKIEEVRKIRYAYFYGIDYGEIEPGDIIGVIKVYPINVGSMEKIEYLKPPETRPKLEKIQGSVVYKEGDLVYRKRIIIEEPWYSRWHIGEWRMLVADEDVSLEPGNGRMIKIRPVEIPRNTIPVPLYGHRHPLGTIIDVYSPGRPRRIEERKLITGVYFLPAEGGEIRKGDVIGVLNLYTVSIGEMFDKIVPFLNEKVRGNVVVRENNGLKRIEFEHTPFLFRRSSIGYLKPIISAETKTIRANRPERILLEKIDIPAGSVIQPMGGRGHAYGITIDVELEAQRFVEEDRVVDSAIIISPFDGEILRGDMIGVLMQYQITPLTSPELFVRKYG
- a CDS encoding zinc metalloprotease HtpX, whose amino-acid sequence is MFLIFDPVYLILATVGYMIMFLMAAFIAPKLAGRLAGRFSLYTSMLLVAVLILAVSGSVIYYVLVYSGIYIGFYGLIAFIVLANLAMYLISPYIINTMYGAKPSPELQALVDEIAMRLGDKRKYKAMIVKSPPNAFAYGNFLTGKFVAVSDALAGMLEREELMAVIGHEIGHHRHRDSAVMLLFGLLPSVIFYLGYALVHTGLRDDRNRGSALIGIAAVVASFVVQILVLAFSRLREYYADTEGVRVAGKLPMQASLAKIHAYYHRIPRALDEIRDSSFKALFIYAFTNAVASPYVSMRDIEMLKKTKVSPVEEFLSTHPPISKRLTFIDSLPY
- a CDS encoding cytochrome c maturation protein CcmE domain-containing protein — its product is MVKSNQIRLMIGISLIGFSILVVFAFNQGISPYLTVSEVVSRGTAENVQVNGTIVQYSLVEYDNGTKTFKLTDGKSEILVVYNGSLQYFPGEDVIQAVVKGDYRNGVFYAEDVLMKCPSKYEVEDSKLKR
- the ribC gene encoding riboflavin synthase, which gives rise to MKIGIVDTTFSRIDMGSIAIDELKNYAGVKYIRRTVPGIKDLPVEAKRLIEEEKCDIVITLGWVGRAEKDALSYIALSVGKIIAELMTNTHIIDVTVHEDEAEDEKTLLRVAENRVREHVRNAIDLVRNPERLVKQAGTGQRQGYEDVGPILK
- a CDS encoding 30S ribosomal protein S8e yields the protein MIFQGRSKRKYTGKLYKRFRKKRKYELGREYVEALIGERKIKKIRVRGGNCKIRIYKDRYANVYIPAEKKVVKAEIKRVLENKAHIHFARRNVLTKGAVIETSVGKAVITSRPGQDGVINAVLVEE
- a CDS encoding (Fe-S)-binding protein; translated protein: MEAPTRELLWGIGKSLPYYVHYALFLIATLIFLAGVYRWYRILKIARNDEDRLDNLGKRIWYTIRDGFLFVRLYFRESQMGLMHILILWGFIVLTIGTLILTVAADINSSFFRGTFYLIHEALMDLAGLALLLGLIIAVVNRYSTKPSRFSKAWPYAKDDGAVLLLLLTITVLGFAVEAIRIASGTPAYTAIIGEAIAKLLPYDLGLYRTLWSVHSLLALLFIALIPYTKLAHVIAAPLNILTRSERGAAARTVEDEEYLGAIEPGDLQWRDILSSLACMRCGRCQDMCPASNSGTTLSPMFLMQNLRKTLNENFDMLGRPKKEDVLLLDNVLDMEAVWACTTCRACMEMCPIYIEQMEIIGEMRRGIVESGEAPPDIRDFLTNVQKQKNPWGEAKYKRDAWAKDLDVPRTKDSEFEWLWWVGCGHAFDNRNKIVAKKLVRILNEIGVSYAILGREEGCCGNDVRRVGEEGLFQVLKEENVAAFEKYGVEKLFATSPHCYNTFRNEYENVEAKFILEIIYDAIKDGRLKLKHPVNRRVTFHDPCYLGRYNGMYELPREILKAIPGIELVEMERNRDRAFCCGGGGGNLVREYPGDDRPNNIRAREAGDTGADVLAVACPFCMIMLEDGVKMEKLDDRMAVMDVIELVYESAFGPEEEEQ
- a CDS encoding heme lyase CcmF/NrfE family subunit — its product is MGLDPGYLLLILAFFASLYSTYAFLLAVRSRGKKAAITARKGEQATYLYSLIIVVAYLLLTYYFLVRDFDVQYVYYYSDSHLNLAYTISAVWAGREGSLLLWAFFLSILNVVFLRVEKKDALSALALSISSATVSFFVLVMLTFSNPFQRFGVNPGEGYGLNPLLRTPEMALHPPTVFLGYAAATIPFALAIGSIYLKQDGWHLRARLWALVSWIFLSVGIFLGAWWAYKTLGWGGFWAWDPVENASLLPWLTITALLHGIMRNRSFKSWNYWLAYVSFALVIFATFITRSGIIESVHAFGENPEGWLYLILIAIAGMLSAYLFSARKDVFHSEQYSTFSRDFAIFLNMLILILSTATVLIGTVAPTLVSGISVGREYYDRVETPLAILLTVLLGACISIGWRADRENTLRLLRISVPAGAIMFALTQILAGMFYVSLAAGIGVFSLTNHLMTFRPSDLRNARKAGGYIVHIGIILIAIGVAGAWMYDEVHQNVRVGIKDKTKIDTRFGDITLEITDARQIDHHDRSEVVITLNVYENGVLKGTVTPTITQYNLLRQDRVIYSVSILSDPFKDIYIAIGSISMDSAFFEVHVVPLVSLVWLGSILVIAGGVVSAVMNPPRKE